The Streptomyces durmitorensis genome contains the following window.
ACGGCCACGCGAGCGGCGACACCGTCCCCCAACTCCTGGACGACGTACAGCGGTTCCTCGACCGCGGCTTCCGCGCGGTGCGCGCGCAGGCCGCTGTGCCGGGCCTGGAGCGGGTCTACGGCATGCGCAAGGGCGACGGCGTCACCTACGAGCCCGCCGACGGCGCGCTGCCCTCCGAGGAGGACTGGGACACCGGCGCCTACCTGGACTTCGTCCCCACCTACATGGCGGCGGTACGCGAGCGGTTCGGGTACGGCTTCCAGCTCCTGCACGACGCGCACCACCGTCTTTCCCCGATCGAGGCGGGCCGGCTCGGCAAGTCCCTCGAGCCGTACCGCATGTTCTGGATCGAGGACCCCACCCCGGCGGAGGACCAGGAGACCTTCCGCCTGATCCGGCAGCACACCACGACGCCCCTGGCCGTCGGCGAGATCTTCAACTCCATCTGGGACTGCCAGTATCTGATCACCAACCGGCTCATCGACTACATCCGTACGTCGGTCTCGCACGCGGGCGGCATCAGCCATCTGCGCAAGATCTTCTCGCTGGCCGAGCTGTACGGGGTGCGCACGGGCTCGCACGGCGCGGGCGACCTCTCCCCCGCGTCCTTCGCCGCCGCGCTCCACGTCGACCTGTCCGTGCCCAACTTCGGCATGCAGGAGTACATGGAGCACCTGCCGGGGTACGAGGAGGTCTTCACGACGTCCTGGCGCTTCGAGGACGGCTTGATGCACCCCGGTGAACAGCCGGGAATCGGCGTCGAGTTCGACGAGAAGGCGGCGGCACGCTTCCCGTACGAACGCAGGTACCTGCCGGTGAACCGGCTGCGGGACGGGTCCGTGCACGACTGGTGAGCGGGAGGCCGAGCGACGCCGCAGGCACTTGGGTCGCAGGCGCTTGGGGTGCAGGAGCTTGGGGTGCAGGAGCTTGGGGTGCAGGAGCTTGGGGCGAAGGCGCTTGGGGCGATACAGTCCGCGTCCGCCGCCCCGCTCAGCGGCTCGTCCACCAAGTGATCCCGGCGGCAACAGCACTGGTCGCGAGTGAGATCAGCCATGCGGGTATGCGCTTGACCGTCAAGTGCACACCACCCAGGCGTAGTTCGATCTGGGGTGGTGGCGTGCTGGGTTGATCTTCGCTGCGGTCGGACACCGGTCCTCCTGAACGCTGGTGTCCCCATACCAACCATCCCGATCCAGTGGCACACCATTTGG
Protein-coding sequences here:
- the manD gene encoding D-mannonate dehydratase ManD, with amino-acid sequence MATIVAAEVFVTCPGRNYVTLKLTTSDGVTGIGDATLNGRELSVASYLSDHVCPVLIGQDADRIEHIWQYLYKGAYWRRGPVTMTAIAAVDVALWDIKGKVAGLPVYQLLGGAARDGVTVYGHASGDTVPQLLDDVQRFLDRGFRAVRAQAAVPGLERVYGMRKGDGVTYEPADGALPSEEDWDTGAYLDFVPTYMAAVRERFGYGFQLLHDAHHRLSPIEAGRLGKSLEPYRMFWIEDPTPAEDQETFRLIRQHTTTPLAVGEIFNSIWDCQYLITNRLIDYIRTSVSHAGGISHLRKIFSLAELYGVRTGSHGAGDLSPASFAAALHVDLSVPNFGMQEYMEHLPGYEEVFTTSWRFEDGLMHPGEQPGIGVEFDEKAAARFPYERRYLPVNRLRDGSVHDW